Proteins encoded by one window of Cannabis sativa cultivar Pink pepper isolate KNU-18-1 chromosome 4, ASM2916894v1, whole genome shotgun sequence:
- the LOC115714642 gene encoding transcription factor PAR1, giving the protein MMMNYCSKEYNNNILNIGTNKGYSAVARWRRRRRRTMSARRGLVRMKVKKLQSLIPGGKGLKPDLLFLKTADYILRLRLQVNFLQALSKIYHN; this is encoded by the coding sequence ATGATGATGAATTATTGTTCAAAAGAGTACAATAATAACATCCTTAATATTGGTACGAATAAGGGGTACTCGGCGGTGGCGCGGTGGCGGAGGAGGCGGCGGAGGACGATGTCGGCACGGCGAGGATTGGTTCGGATGAAAGTGAAGAAGCTACAAAGCTTAATTCCAGGTGGAAAAGGGTTGAAGCCTGACCTTCTTTTTCTTAAAACAGCAGATTATATCTTACGTTTGAGGTTACAAGTTAATTTTTTGCAAGCACTTTCCAAAATTTaccataattaa
- the LOC115712465 gene encoding BTB/POZ domain-containing protein At5g03250 isoform X1, with protein sequence MACMMKLGSKSEVFRLHGETWFCSTGLPSDVTVEVGQISFHLHKFPLLSKSGMLENLIGEFSRREDNHCILQLNDLPGGAKAFLLIAKFCYGVKVELNASNIVIVRCAAEYLQMTEDYGEGNLISQTENFLNEIFGHWTDSLKVLLSCEEVFSQAEELHIVSRCINSLATKACAVNPSLFSWPVSSGGGLSSVQSPESGIFWNGISSNKTKQNPSGEDWWYEDVSFLRLHLYKRFILAIESRGMKPEKISGSLIHYTKKHLCLLGRESSLRNGNNNVASVSTISSPPDSDQRNLLEEIVGLLPYQKGVTPTNFLLRLLRTSMILNANASCRENLEKRIGVQLDQVVLEDLLIPSMGYSMETLYDIDCVQRILDHFMVMEHETSESSSNSVVVDEEGQMVGANNGGSHSLTPITMVANLIDGFLAEVAPDANLKLMKFQSLAAVIPEYARPLDDGIYRAIDIYLKAHPWLTDSEREQICRLMNCQKLSLEASTHVAQNERLPLRVIVQVLFFEQLRLRTSVAGWFFVSDSLDNVQNQSGNLALARTAASNRGATGIGASTSAQGQVGVVDDMRDRVSELEKECLGMKEELEKLVKNKGSWNMIFRKLGFRSK encoded by the exons ATGGCATGCATGATGAAGCTGGGATCTAAGTCTGAAGTTTTTCGCCTTCATGGTGAAACATg GTTTTGCTCAACAGGGCTTCCTAGTGATGTCACTGTTGAAGTTGGGCAAATTTCTTTTCACCTTCATAag TTTCCATTGTTATCCAAAAGTGGAATGTTGGAAAACCTTATTGGAGAATTTTCTAGAAGAGAAGACAACCATTGTATCTTACAACTAAATGATTTGCCTGGTGGAGCCAAAGCTTTCCTATTAATAGCCAAATTCTGTTATGGTGTGAAAGTAGAACTCAATGCATCAAACATTGTTATAGTAAGATGTGCAGCCGAATATCTTCAAATGACAGAAGATTATGGAGAAGGGAACCTCATTTCTCAAACCGAAAACTTTCTAAATGAGATCTTTGGCCATTGGACAGACTCACTTAAAGTGCTTCTAAGTTGTGAAGAGGTTTTCTCACAAGCTGAAGAGCTTCACATTGTGTCAAGATGCATAAACTCGTTGGCCACTAAAGCTTGCGCGGTTAATCCAAGCTTGTTTAGTTGGCCAGTCTCGAGTGGAGGAGGGCTGAGTTCAGTACAGAGTCCAGAAAGTGGTATTTTTTGGAATGGAATAAGTAGTAATAAAACTAAACAAAATCCAAGTGGTGAAGATTGGTGGTATGAAGATGTGTCCTTTCTAAGATTACATTTATACAAACGTTTCATTCTTGCTATTGAATCAAGAGGAATGAAACCTGAGAAGATTTCAGGGTCATTAATTCATTACACAAAGAAACATCTTTGTTTATTAGGTAGGGAATCAAGTCTTAGAAATGGTAACAATAATGTAGCTTCTGTCTCAACAATTTCATCACCACCTGATTCAGATCAGAGGAATCTCCTTGAAGAGATAGTTGGATTATTACCTTACCAAAAGGGTGTCACTCCAACTAATTTCCTTCTTAGACTACTTAGAACATCTATGATTTTGAATGCTAATGCTTCGTGTCGCGAAAATTTGGAAAAACGAATAGGGGTGCAGTTGGATCAGGTTGTTCTTGAAGATCTTTTGATACCAAGTATGGGGTACTCAATGGAGACACTTTATGACATTGATTGTGTTCAAAGGATTCTTGATCATTTCATGGTAATGGAACATGAGACAAGTGAGAGTAGTTCGAATTCGGTTGTGGTAGATGAAGAAGGGCAAATGGTTGGAGCTAATAATGGTGGTTCTCATTCACTAACTCCTATTACTATGGTAGCTAATCTCATTGATGGTTTTCTTGCTGAGGTTGCTCCTGATGCTAATCTTAAGTTGATGAAATTTCAGTCATTGGCTGCTGTTATTCCTGAATATGCTAGGCCTTTAGATGATGGGATTTACCGTGCTATTGATATTTACCTCAag GCTCATCCTTGGCTAACTGACTCTGAGAGGGAACAAATTTGCAGGCTTATGAATTGCCAAAAGCTCTCATTAGAAGCGAGCACACACGTAGCGCAGAACGAAAGGCTACCGCTGCGAGTTATAGTCCAAGTTCTATTTTTCGAGCAACTTAGGCTTCGAACCTCGGTTGCTGGATGGTTCTTTGTCTCTGACAGTCTTGACAATGTGCAAAATCAAAGTGGGAATCTTGCACTTGCCCGAACCGCAGCATCAAATCGCGGTGCAACGGGCATAGGCGCAAGCACAAGTGCACAAGGTCAAGTTGGTGTGGTTGATGACATGAGGGACAGAGTTTCTGAGCTAGAGAAAGAGTGTTTGGGCATGAAAGAAGAGCTTGAAAAGTTGGTTAAGAATAAAGGGAGCTGGAATATGATATTTAGAAAGCTTGGATTTAGATCAAagtag
- the LOC115712465 gene encoding BTB/POZ domain-containing protein At5g03250 isoform X2, with the protein MACMMKLGSKSEVFRLHGETWFCSTGLPSDVTVEVGQISFHLHKFPLLSKSGMLENLIGEFSRREDNHCILQLNDLPGGAKAFLLIAKFCYGVKVELNASNIVIVRCAAEYLQMTEDYGEGNLISQTENFLNEIFGHWTDSLKVLLSCEEVFSQAEELHIVSRCINSLATKACAVNPSLFSWPVSSGGGLSSVQSPESGIFWNGISSNKTKQNPSGEDWWYEDVSFLRLHLYKRFILAIESRGMKPEKISGSLIHYTKKHLCLLGRESSLRNGNNNVASVSTISSPPDSDQRNLLEEIVGLLPYQKGVTPTNFLLRLLRTSMILNANASCRENLEKRIGVQLDQVVLEDLLIPSMGYSMETLYDIDCVQRILDHFMVMEHETSESSSNSVVVDEEGQMVGANNGGSHSLTPITMVANLIDGFLAEVAPDANLKLMKFQSLAAVIPEYARPLDDGIYRAIDIYLKAYELPKALIRSEHTRSAERKATAASYSPSSIFRAT; encoded by the exons ATGGCATGCATGATGAAGCTGGGATCTAAGTCTGAAGTTTTTCGCCTTCATGGTGAAACATg GTTTTGCTCAACAGGGCTTCCTAGTGATGTCACTGTTGAAGTTGGGCAAATTTCTTTTCACCTTCATAag TTTCCATTGTTATCCAAAAGTGGAATGTTGGAAAACCTTATTGGAGAATTTTCTAGAAGAGAAGACAACCATTGTATCTTACAACTAAATGATTTGCCTGGTGGAGCCAAAGCTTTCCTATTAATAGCCAAATTCTGTTATGGTGTGAAAGTAGAACTCAATGCATCAAACATTGTTATAGTAAGATGTGCAGCCGAATATCTTCAAATGACAGAAGATTATGGAGAAGGGAACCTCATTTCTCAAACCGAAAACTTTCTAAATGAGATCTTTGGCCATTGGACAGACTCACTTAAAGTGCTTCTAAGTTGTGAAGAGGTTTTCTCACAAGCTGAAGAGCTTCACATTGTGTCAAGATGCATAAACTCGTTGGCCACTAAAGCTTGCGCGGTTAATCCAAGCTTGTTTAGTTGGCCAGTCTCGAGTGGAGGAGGGCTGAGTTCAGTACAGAGTCCAGAAAGTGGTATTTTTTGGAATGGAATAAGTAGTAATAAAACTAAACAAAATCCAAGTGGTGAAGATTGGTGGTATGAAGATGTGTCCTTTCTAAGATTACATTTATACAAACGTTTCATTCTTGCTATTGAATCAAGAGGAATGAAACCTGAGAAGATTTCAGGGTCATTAATTCATTACACAAAGAAACATCTTTGTTTATTAGGTAGGGAATCAAGTCTTAGAAATGGTAACAATAATGTAGCTTCTGTCTCAACAATTTCATCACCACCTGATTCAGATCAGAGGAATCTCCTTGAAGAGATAGTTGGATTATTACCTTACCAAAAGGGTGTCACTCCAACTAATTTCCTTCTTAGACTACTTAGAACATCTATGATTTTGAATGCTAATGCTTCGTGTCGCGAAAATTTGGAAAAACGAATAGGGGTGCAGTTGGATCAGGTTGTTCTTGAAGATCTTTTGATACCAAGTATGGGGTACTCAATGGAGACACTTTATGACATTGATTGTGTTCAAAGGATTCTTGATCATTTCATGGTAATGGAACATGAGACAAGTGAGAGTAGTTCGAATTCGGTTGTGGTAGATGAAGAAGGGCAAATGGTTGGAGCTAATAATGGTGGTTCTCATTCACTAACTCCTATTACTATGGTAGCTAATCTCATTGATGGTTTTCTTGCTGAGGTTGCTCCTGATGCTAATCTTAAGTTGATGAAATTTCAGTCATTGGCTGCTGTTATTCCTGAATATGCTAGGCCTTTAGATGATGGGATTTACCGTGCTATTGATATTTACCTCAag GCTTATGAATTGCCAAAAGCTCTCATTAGAAGCGAGCACACACGTAGCGCAGAACGAAAGGCTACCGCTGCGAGTTATAGTCCAAGTTCTATTTTTCGAGCAACTTAG